In Serratia marcescens subsp. marcescens ATCC 13880, a single genomic region encodes these proteins:
- a CDS encoding helix-turn-helix transcriptional regulator: protein MSQSVLASETHRGHLQQIISGLSDGVILTDTDQTLLWANEAALAMHGVSHQKALGADAGEYAARFALRYRNNHPLVLEQYPLNRVAKGETFTDVVVEVRQVDDPDSFWVHRLRSLIITDAQGQPELLALILSDATEWASAEQRFEKTFNANPAPAVICRLSDLRYVKVNQGFLDMTGYQREQVMGRSVYELDVLEQAEHKELAVQRLGEGATIPQMEAELKLPGGGSKLVVVAGQPLDINEDDCMLFTFTDLEPRRQAESALRESEERFAKAFRLSPVPTLLCTAHERRVLDVNEAFTRATEYAAEDLIGKTVGEIPFIDDPEANRRLFAALEKSGNVEGLDIRVRKKGSESIDCVASADAVSIHNAPCYLLVLMDITERKRSELELVSAIEEVMQDASWFSQTLIEKLANVKSINRPDQAGFTASDLTPRERDVLELICEGLPDKKIAARLNLALNTIRNHVATVYSKLGVHSRSEAIVWARERRLFTGGAASRNGK, encoded by the coding sequence ATGAGCCAATCCGTTTTGGCCAGCGAAACCCACCGCGGCCACCTGCAGCAAATCATCTCCGGCTTGTCCGACGGCGTGATCCTGACGGATACCGATCAAACCTTGCTATGGGCCAACGAGGCCGCGTTGGCCATGCATGGCGTGAGTCATCAGAAAGCTCTGGGGGCCGATGCCGGCGAGTACGCGGCGCGTTTTGCCCTGCGCTATCGCAACAATCATCCGCTGGTTTTGGAACAGTACCCGCTGAACCGGGTTGCCAAAGGCGAAACCTTCACCGATGTGGTGGTGGAGGTTCGGCAGGTCGACGATCCGGACAGCTTCTGGGTGCACCGCCTGCGGAGCCTGATTATCACCGATGCGCAGGGGCAGCCGGAGCTACTGGCGCTGATCCTGAGCGACGCGACGGAGTGGGCCAGCGCCGAACAGCGTTTTGAAAAAACCTTCAACGCCAATCCGGCGCCGGCGGTCATTTGTCGGCTCAGCGACCTGCGCTACGTCAAGGTCAACCAGGGGTTCCTTGATATGACGGGTTATCAGCGTGAACAGGTCATGGGGCGTTCGGTTTATGAACTCGACGTTTTGGAACAGGCGGAGCACAAAGAGCTGGCGGTGCAGCGCCTGGGGGAAGGCGCCACCATCCCGCAGATGGAGGCCGAGCTGAAACTGCCCGGCGGAGGAAGCAAGCTGGTGGTGGTTGCCGGCCAACCGCTGGATATCAATGAAGACGACTGCATGCTGTTCACGTTTACCGATCTCGAACCCCGACGCCAGGCGGAATCGGCGCTGCGAGAAAGTGAAGAGCGGTTCGCCAAGGCATTTCGCCTGAGCCCAGTGCCGACGTTGTTATGTACCGCGCACGAACGGCGCGTGCTGGATGTCAACGAAGCCTTCACCCGCGCCACCGAGTACGCCGCCGAAGACTTGATCGGCAAGACGGTCGGAGAGATCCCGTTTATTGACGATCCGGAGGCGAACCGCCGTTTGTTTGCCGCCCTGGAAAAAAGCGGCAACGTCGAAGGGCTGGACATCCGGGTGCGCAAGAAGGGGAGCGAGTCGATTGACTGTGTGGCCTCGGCGGATGCCGTCAGCATCCACAATGCGCCCTGTTATCTGCTGGTGCTCATGGACATTACCGAACGCAAACGCTCGGAGCTGGAGCTGGTAAGCGCCATCGAAGAAGTGATGCAGGACGCCTCCTGGTTCAGCCAAACCCTGATCGAAAAACTGGCCAACGTGAAAAGCATCAACCGGCCCGACCAGGCTGGATTCACCGCCAGCGATCTCACGCCACGCGAGCGCGATGTGCTGGAATTGATTTGCGAGGGGCTGCCGGACAAGAAAATCGCGGCGCGTCTCAATCTGGCGCTCAACACCATCCGCAATCATGTCGCGACGGTCTATTCCAAACTCGGCGTGCACAGCCGCAGCGAAGCCATCGTCTGGGCCAGAGAGCGCAGGCTGTTTACCGGCGGAGCGGCCTCCAGGAACGGCAAGTAG
- a CDS encoding CsbD family protein — translation MNSEKANGMMDKVAGKAQEIAGDVSGNERWQAEGVTRQAVGALQEKYGDALSCAGSMMKKNPLAALALVAGAGLLAGLLLRRR, via the coding sequence ATGAACAGCGAAAAAGCCAATGGCATGATGGACAAAGTGGCGGGCAAAGCGCAGGAAATCGCAGGTGACGTCAGCGGTAACGAACGTTGGCAGGCCGAAGGCGTTACGCGCCAGGCAGTGGGCGCGCTGCAAGAAAAATACGGCGACGCCCTGAGCTGCGCCGGCAGTATGATGAAGAAAAACCCCCTCGCCGCGTTGGCACTCGTTGCCGGCGCAGGTTTGTTGGCCGGCCTGCTGCTGCGCCGCCGTTGA
- a CDS encoding DMT family transporter, protein MNARIGIDGRAAAAMVVLCAIWGMQQVAIKAAEADVSAVLQIAIRSGLAALGVYLLARCRGECFTWDRATLSAGLSVGALFALEFFFVSEGLRYTSASHMAVFLYTAPLFSALGLHFLIRQERLSPVQWLGMLIAFGGVVLAISGMAEGSGGADRLKGDFYGLLAGIAWGGSTLVIRTTRLAECPAKQTLLFQLTGACVLLSLLALATDNLHVVLSPVAWSSLLFQTVIVSFFSYLIWFSLLRRYQASSLGILTFMTPVFGILAGAVILGEPLQIEFVLGAVLIVLGLIVVSCSYLIYVDRRVAPKI, encoded by the coding sequence ATGAATGCAAGAATCGGTATTGACGGCAGGGCTGCGGCCGCCATGGTGGTGCTTTGCGCCATCTGGGGAATGCAGCAGGTGGCGATCAAGGCTGCCGAGGCGGATGTGTCGGCGGTACTGCAAATTGCCATTCGCTCGGGTCTCGCCGCGTTGGGGGTATACCTGCTGGCGCGTTGCCGCGGCGAGTGTTTCACCTGGGATCGCGCCACGCTGAGCGCCGGTTTGAGCGTAGGGGCATTGTTCGCACTGGAGTTCTTTTTTGTCTCCGAAGGGTTGCGCTATACCAGCGCCTCGCATATGGCGGTGTTTTTGTACACCGCGCCGCTGTTTTCCGCCCTTGGCCTGCATTTCCTGATCCGTCAGGAGCGCCTGTCGCCGGTGCAGTGGCTGGGCATGCTCATCGCCTTTGGCGGCGTGGTTCTGGCCATATCGGGCATGGCCGAGGGAAGCGGCGGGGCCGATCGGCTGAAAGGCGATTTCTATGGCCTGCTGGCGGGGATCGCCTGGGGCGGTTCTACCCTGGTGATCCGTACCACGCGCCTGGCGGAGTGCCCGGCCAAACAGACGCTGCTGTTCCAGTTGACGGGCGCCTGTGTACTGCTGTCGCTGCTGGCGCTGGCGACGGACAATTTGCACGTCGTCCTGAGCCCCGTGGCCTGGAGCAGCCTGTTGTTCCAAACGGTGATCGTGTCGTTTTTCAGCTACCTGATCTGGTTTTCACTGTTGCGCCGTTATCAGGCTTCCTCGCTGGGCATTCTCACCTTTATGACGCCGGTATTCGGCATCCTGGCGGGGGCCGTCATTCTCGGCGAACCATTGCAAATTGAATTTGTATTGGGTGCCGTGCTGATCGTACTGGGGTTAATCGTAGTGAGTTGTTCATATCTTATTTATGTTGACCGAAGGGTGGCACCAAAAATATAA
- a CDS encoding porin: MAMKLRVLTQAVALGLAIGSASFAAQAEITLLKQDPQAGDPLSRLNFTVGGSIRPQFNNMTGDGDKGSYKRNGFDGGTRFRFAADYYLFDDISWISYYELGVNIPALFDWDHHYADGARNTSRRMLYTGLKSNTWGQMTFGQQNSVYYDVVGAKTDIWDYDMLAQAPGNGINGDYDGSYRSRKMLKYKNRFGDADVYASYLFSDSDYLPGNGLRYKRKGGGSLGVDYHITQDLTWGTAWNYTRAEMRNPSTSGSKSYDQNIFGTAISWKPDNWTLTFGGGYYNDFLTTKKADINNYFAGDAWGIEYLAGYTVPVGQYAVKSVMPYFMGDRLEYITGRNYQRIDNGLGVTVQFDYGFRVDVEHVLTSSTDNLGDMTVVRLRYDF, translated from the coding sequence ATGGCAATGAAATTGCGCGTATTGACTCAAGCGGTGGCGCTGGGTCTGGCGATCGGCAGCGCGTCGTTCGCCGCTCAGGCGGAAATCACCCTGCTGAAGCAGGATCCGCAGGCTGGCGATCCGCTCAGCCGCCTGAACTTCACCGTTGGCGGCAGTATCCGTCCGCAGTTCAACAACATGACGGGTGACGGTGACAAGGGCTCTTACAAGCGTAACGGCTTCGACGGCGGCACCCGCTTCCGTTTCGCGGCGGACTACTACCTGTTCGACGATATCAGCTGGATCAGCTACTACGAGCTGGGCGTGAACATTCCGGCGCTGTTCGACTGGGATCACCACTATGCCGACGGCGCGAGAAACACCAGCCGCCGCATGCTGTACACCGGCCTGAAAAGCAACACCTGGGGCCAGATGACCTTCGGTCAGCAGAACAGCGTTTACTATGATGTGGTTGGCGCCAAAACCGATATCTGGGACTACGACATGCTGGCCCAGGCACCGGGCAACGGCATCAACGGCGACTACGACGGCTCTTACCGCTCACGCAAAATGCTGAAGTACAAGAACCGCTTCGGCGATGCGGACGTTTACGCTTCGTACCTGTTCAGCGACAGCGACTATCTGCCGGGCAACGGCCTGCGCTACAAGCGCAAAGGCGGCGGCTCACTGGGTGTGGATTACCACATTACGCAGGACCTGACCTGGGGCACCGCCTGGAACTACACCCGCGCCGAAATGCGCAATCCGTCCACCAGCGGCAGCAAGAGCTATGACCAGAACATTTTCGGTACCGCCATCAGCTGGAAACCGGACAACTGGACCCTCACCTTCGGCGGCGGTTACTACAACGACTTCCTGACCACCAAGAAAGCCGACATCAATAATTACTTCGCCGGCGACGCATGGGGTATCGAATACCTGGCCGGTTATACCGTGCCGGTTGGCCAGTACGCGGTGAAATCGGTGATGCCGTACTTCATGGGCGACCGCCTGGAATACATCACCGGCCGCAACTACCAGCGCATCGACAACGGCCTCGGGGTTACCGTGCAGTTTGACTACGGTTTCCGCGTTGACGTGGAGCATGTGCTGACATCGAGCACCGACAACCTCGGCGATATGACCGTGGTGCGTCTGCGCTACGATTTCTGA
- the mltB gene encoding lytic murein transglycosylase B produces MRHLVALLPLITLLAACSSTPKPSTTATPQSTPVKGGFLLSPAHSGAPLGGDFANNPNTARFIDKMVQEHGFDRQQLHDVLAQARRLDSVLRLMDRQAPTPSTQGPTGPNGSWLRYRNKFITPDNVQNGVVFWNQYQDALQRAWQVYGVPPEIIVGIIGVETRWGRVMGKTRIIDALATLAFNYPRRADYFAGELETFLLMSRTEGDDPLELRGSFAGAMGYGQFMPSSFKSYAVDFNGDGHINLWDPVDAIGSVANYFKAHGWSKGEPVAIQANGQAPGLENGFKTRYSIAALAEAGLSPQGSLGDNQEASLLRLDVGTGYQYWYGLPNFYVITRYNHSTHYAMAVWQLGEAVGRSARGGF; encoded by the coding sequence ATGCGTCACCTGGTTGCGCTTTTACCGCTGATTACCTTGCTTGCTGCCTGTAGCAGCACGCCGAAACCCAGTACCACCGCTACGCCGCAGAGCACCCCGGTAAAGGGCGGCTTTTTGCTGAGCCCGGCGCACAGCGGCGCGCCGCTGGGAGGGGATTTCGCCAATAACCCGAATACCGCGCGCTTTATCGATAAGATGGTGCAGGAACACGGGTTTGACCGGCAGCAGTTGCACGACGTGCTGGCGCAGGCTCGGCGATTGGATTCGGTGCTGCGGCTGATGGACAGGCAGGCGCCGACGCCGTCTACCCAGGGCCCAACCGGGCCGAACGGTTCCTGGCTGCGCTATCGCAACAAGTTCATCACCCCGGATAACGTGCAAAACGGCGTAGTGTTCTGGAATCAATATCAGGATGCGCTGCAGCGCGCCTGGCAGGTATACGGCGTGCCGCCGGAGATCATCGTGGGGATTATCGGCGTGGAGACCCGCTGGGGCCGCGTAATGGGTAAAACCCGCATTATTGACGCGCTGGCGACGCTGGCCTTCAACTACCCGCGCCGCGCCGATTACTTCGCCGGTGAGTTGGAAACCTTCCTGCTGATGTCGCGCACTGAAGGCGACGATCCGCTCGAATTGCGCGGCTCCTTTGCCGGCGCGATGGGCTATGGGCAGTTCATGCCTTCTTCCTTCAAAAGCTACGCGGTCGACTTCAACGGCGATGGGCATATCAACCTGTGGGATCCGGTCGATGCCATCGGCAGCGTGGCCAATTACTTCAAAGCACACGGCTGGTCCAAAGGCGAGCCGGTCGCCATTCAGGCCAACGGCCAGGCGCCGGGGCTGGAAAACGGCTTCAAGACGCGCTACTCGATCGCCGCGCTGGCGGAAGCCGGCCTAAGCCCGCAGGGCTCGCTCGGCGATAATCAGGAAGCCAGTCTGCTGCGGCTGGATGTCGGCACCGGCTACCAGTATTGGTACGGCCTGCCGAACTTCTACGTCATCACCCGCTATAACCACAGCACCCATTACGCCATGGCGGTATGGCAACTGGGCGAAGCGGTCGGGCGCTCGGCGCGCGGCGGCTTCTGA
- a CDS encoding DUF805 domain-containing protein has translation MESLGQLAKDLYRGRISRKPFVFSLAIFAVGIVLLSFLSTYLDKNHFRAHAHGDTEEFVSVLLYLLCIMVWALFCFGLVAWFMAKTAFRLNDIGLPGWMLAVTCYVCSVLNNYAPGPVARWLPLFSLAVMICVLLLPPDGLRRKPDGNADD, from the coding sequence ATGGAATCTCTCGGACAACTCGCCAAAGACCTTTACCGCGGGCGCATCTCGCGCAAACCCTTTGTTTTCTCGCTGGCGATCTTCGCCGTTGGCATCGTGCTGTTGTCGTTTCTGTCGACCTATCTGGATAAAAACCATTTTCGCGCCCATGCGCACGGCGACACCGAGGAATTCGTCTCGGTGCTGCTGTATCTGCTGTGCATCATGGTGTGGGCGCTGTTCTGTTTTGGCCTGGTGGCGTGGTTTATGGCCAAAACCGCGTTTCGGCTCAACGATATCGGCCTGCCCGGCTGGATGTTGGCCGTAACATGCTACGTTTGCTCGGTGCTCAACAACTACGCCCCCGGTCCGGTGGCGCGCTGGCTGCCGCTGTTCAGTCTGGCCGTCATGATCTGCGTCCTGCTGTTGCCGCCCGACGGGCTGCGCCGCAAGCCGGACGGCAACGCTGACGATTAA
- the pgaD gene encoding poly-beta-1,6-N-acetyl-D-glucosamine biosynthesis protein PgaD, whose translation MTDVLIYSERGLLPRMVDSLLTLFAWCGFLYLFSRGLMSVMDQHGVGSALSLLEVISLYIIVALFNAVTLIAWAKYNQYFSRRRAADRWRKQQQNTHIGYITPELTRQLRRLPIAVVSHNSGGGISQVSGRLTAAEPAANKVVQLR comes from the coding sequence ATGACGGACGTCCTGATTTATTCCGAGCGCGGCCTGCTGCCGCGTATGGTTGACAGCCTGCTGACGCTTTTCGCCTGGTGCGGTTTCCTTTATCTGTTCAGTCGCGGCCTGATGTCGGTAATGGATCAGCACGGGGTGGGCTCCGCTCTGTCGCTGCTGGAAGTGATCTCGCTGTATATCATTGTGGCGTTGTTCAATGCCGTCACTCTGATCGCCTGGGCCAAATACAACCAGTATTTCTCCCGTCGCAGGGCGGCCGACCGCTGGCGGAAACAGCAACAGAACACCCACATCGGCTATATCACGCCGGAGTTGACCCGGCAATTGCGGCGTTTGCCGATCGCCGTGGTGTCCCACAACAGCGGCGGCGGCATCAGCCAAGTTAGCGGCAGGCTGACGGCGGCCGAACCGGCAGCGAACAAGGTGGTGCAGCTGCGTTAA
- the pgaC gene encoding poly-beta-1,6-N-acetyl-D-glucosamine synthase: MTDRLIALFILCLVLSVPFGIVLLFTGEMLLNFVFFWPLFMSGIWIAGGIYFWLHRERHWRWSPDMPAPALPGNPSISVLIPCFNEGLNARETISAAMAQRYDNIEVIAINDGSSDDTAEVLDQLTLEFPRLRVIHLAQNQGKAIALQAGAAAARSEYLVCIDGDALLDRDAAAYLVAPLLANPHVGAVTGNPRIRTRSTLIGRIQVGEFSSIIGLIKRTQRVYGRLFTISGVVAAFRKQALTDVGYWSQDMITEDIDISWKLQLKHWAIFFEPRALCWILMPETLRGLWKQRLRWAQGGAEVFLKNLRNLWAWEHRHMWLLFAEYCLSTLWAFTYLVSVLIFLVGLAVPLPEGIRIHSLLTPAFTGLVLGVVCLLQFTVSLLLEKRYEKGFGRSLFWIIWYPLVYWLLSLLTTLVAFSKVMLKARRGRARWISPDRGIGRIKE; the protein is encoded by the coding sequence ATGACCGATCGTTTAATTGCCTTATTTATCCTGTGTCTGGTGTTGAGCGTGCCTTTCGGCATCGTCCTGCTGTTTACCGGCGAAATGCTGCTCAACTTCGTGTTCTTCTGGCCGTTGTTCATGTCCGGCATCTGGATCGCCGGCGGCATCTATTTCTGGCTGCATCGCGAGCGGCATTGGCGCTGGAGCCCGGACATGCCCGCGCCGGCGCTGCCGGGCAACCCATCGATCAGCGTGCTGATCCCCTGTTTCAACGAAGGGTTGAACGCGCGTGAAACCATTTCGGCGGCGATGGCGCAGCGCTATGACAATATCGAAGTGATCGCCATCAACGACGGCTCCAGCGATGACACCGCCGAGGTGTTGGACCAGTTGACGCTGGAGTTCCCCCGGCTGCGAGTGATCCATCTGGCGCAAAATCAGGGCAAGGCGATCGCGCTGCAGGCGGGCGCAGCGGCGGCGCGCAGCGAGTATCTGGTGTGCATCGACGGCGATGCGCTGCTGGATCGCGATGCGGCAGCCTATTTGGTGGCGCCGCTGTTGGCCAATCCGCATGTCGGCGCGGTGACCGGCAACCCGCGCATCCGCACGCGCTCCACGCTGATCGGCCGCATCCAGGTCGGTGAGTTTTCGTCGATCATCGGCCTTATCAAGCGCACGCAGCGCGTTTATGGCCGCCTGTTCACCATTTCCGGCGTGGTCGCGGCGTTTCGTAAGCAAGCGCTCACCGATGTCGGTTACTGGAGTCAGGACATGATCACCGAAGACATCGACATCAGCTGGAAGCTGCAGCTGAAGCACTGGGCTATCTTCTTCGAACCGCGAGCGCTGTGTTGGATCCTGATGCCGGAGACCTTGCGCGGGCTATGGAAGCAGCGCCTGCGCTGGGCGCAGGGCGGGGCCGAGGTGTTTTTAAAGAATCTGCGCAACCTGTGGGCCTGGGAGCACCGGCATATGTGGCTGTTGTTCGCCGAGTATTGCCTCTCCACGCTGTGGGCGTTCACTTACCTGGTCAGCGTGCTGATTTTTCTGGTCGGACTGGCGGTGCCGCTGCCGGAGGGCATCCGCATTCACTCGCTGCTGACGCCGGCGTTTACCGGCCTGGTGCTGGGCGTGGTGTGCTTGCTGCAGTTCACCGTCAGTCTGCTGCTGGAGAAGCGTTATGAGAAGGGCTTCGGCCGCTCGCTGTTCTGGATCATCTGGTATCCGCTGGTGTATTGGCTACTCAGCTTGCTGACCACGCTGGTGGCGTTTTCCAAAGTGATGTTGAAAGCTCGGCGCGGGCGTGCGCGCTGGATAAGCCCCGACCGGGGCATTGGGAGGATCAAAGAATGA
- the pgaB gene encoding poly-beta-1,6-N-acetyl-D-glucosamine N-deacetylase PgaB translates to MLIRSSLLVLAALLTTACSQADVPRFTPPAERPVGPMERPWPANRYAVLAYHDVEDGAADQRYMSVRTSALNEQFAWLKQNGYQPVSVEQILQAQNGGPALPNKAVLLTFDDGYRSFYSRVFPLLKAYNWPAVLAPVGVWLDAPVGKPVDFGGLMTPRDRFLTWQQVREVSDSGLVEIGAHTYASHYGGIANPQGNTEPAVANRLYDAKQGRYESETEYRQRIEKDVALITRRITAATGKAPRVWVWPYGAAGGVALDIARKHGYRMALTLENGLGDVNAPENVPRMLVAGNPSLTSFAQQLTQIQNRQIMRVAHVDLDYLYDPDPQQQAKNLDKLIQRIYDLRINTVFLQAFADPKGDGNVRELYFPNRWLPMKADLFNRVSWQLSSRTGVAVYAWMPVLAFELGPDVPRVQRLDPQSGQLSVDDKQYRRLSPFSPVARQRIGEIYEDLAAHATFKGILFHDDALLSDFEDAGPDAVAAYRQAGFAGSVAAIRQDPQAMARWTRFKSRALIDFTQSLTERVRAIRGPQVQTARNIYAMPVLDPASEAWFGQNLADFLQAYDWVAPMAMPLMENVPRTDSGRWLDQLVGKVAAYPGALDKTVFELQAVDWRKERRVSLDDGQLLAEWMRRLQRNGAQSFGYYPDNFLDDRPKLDAVRPVLSSAWFPLP, encoded by the coding sequence ATGCTTATTCGATCTTCACTTCTCGTGTTGGCCGCCTTGCTGACCACCGCCTGCAGTCAGGCGGACGTGCCGCGCTTCACGCCGCCGGCGGAGCGCCCCGTGGGGCCGATGGAACGGCCGTGGCCGGCCAACCGTTACGCGGTGCTGGCGTATCACGACGTAGAAGACGGCGCGGCGGACCAGCGCTACATGTCGGTGCGCACCAGCGCGCTCAACGAACAGTTCGCCTGGCTGAAACAAAACGGCTACCAGCCGGTGTCGGTCGAGCAGATCCTGCAGGCGCAAAACGGCGGCCCGGCGTTGCCGAACAAGGCGGTGCTGCTGACCTTCGACGACGGCTACCGCAGCTTCTACAGCCGGGTATTCCCGCTGCTGAAGGCCTACAACTGGCCGGCGGTGCTGGCGCCGGTCGGCGTTTGGCTGGATGCGCCGGTCGGCAAGCCGGTCGATTTCGGCGGCCTGATGACGCCGCGCGATCGCTTCCTCACCTGGCAGCAGGTGCGGGAAGTGTCGGACTCCGGGCTGGTGGAGATTGGCGCGCATACCTACGCTTCGCATTACGGCGGCATCGCCAACCCGCAGGGCAATACCGAACCGGCGGTCGCCAATCGGCTGTACGACGCCAAACAGGGCCGCTACGAAAGCGAGACGGAATACCGCCAACGCATCGAGAAGGACGTGGCGTTGATCACCCGGCGCATCACCGCCGCCACCGGTAAGGCGCCGCGCGTGTGGGTCTGGCCGTACGGTGCGGCCGGCGGCGTGGCGCTGGACATCGCGCGCAAGCACGGTTACCGCATGGCGCTGACGCTGGAGAACGGGCTGGGAGACGTCAACGCGCCTGAGAACGTGCCGCGCATGCTGGTGGCCGGCAACCCGTCGCTGACGAGCTTCGCCCAGCAACTGACGCAGATACAGAACCGACAGATCATGCGGGTGGCGCACGTCGATCTCGACTACCTCTACGATCCCGATCCGCAGCAGCAGGCCAAAAACCTCGACAAGCTGATCCAGCGCATCTACGACCTGCGCATCAATACCGTTTTCCTGCAGGCGTTCGCCGATCCAAAAGGCGACGGCAACGTGCGCGAGCTCTATTTCCCCAACCGCTGGCTGCCGATGAAGGCCGACCTGTTCAACCGAGTCTCCTGGCAGCTCTCTTCGCGCACCGGCGTGGCCGTGTATGCCTGGATGCCGGTGCTGGCGTTCGAGCTGGGGCCTGACGTGCCGCGCGTGCAGCGCCTCGATCCGCAAAGCGGGCAGCTGTCGGTAGACGACAAGCAGTATCGTCGCCTGTCGCCGTTCAGCCCGGTGGCGCGTCAGCGCATCGGTGAGATCTACGAGGATCTGGCGGCCCACGCCACCTTCAAAGGGATCCTGTTCCACGACGATGCCCTGCTGTCGGACTTCGAAGATGCCGGCCCCGACGCCGTTGCGGCCTACCGGCAGGCCGGCTTCGCCGGTTCGGTGGCGGCGATACGCCAGGATCCGCAGGCGATGGCGCGCTGGACGCGCTTCAAGAGCCGGGCGCTGATCGACTTTACCCAGTCGCTGACCGAGCGGGTGCGGGCGATCCGCGGCCCGCAGGTGCAAACCGCGCGCAACATCTATGCGATGCCGGTGCTCGATCCCGCCAGTGAAGCCTGGTTCGGCCAGAATCTGGCGGATTTCCTGCAGGCCTACGACTGGGTGGCGCCGATGGCGATGCCGCTGATGGAAAACGTGCCGCGCACCGACAGCGGCCGCTGGCTGGATCAACTGGTGGGCAAAGTGGCCGCTTACCCCGGCGCGCTCGATAAAACGGTGTTTGAGTTGCAGGCTGTCGACTGGCGCAAGGAGCGCCGGGTCAGCCTGGATGACGGTCAACTGCTGGCCGAATGGATGCGTCGCCTGCAGCGCAATGGCGCTCAGAGCTTTGGTTATTACCCCGACAACTTCCTCGACGATCGGCCTAAGCTGGATGCCGTTCGCCCGGTGTTGTCCTCAGCCTGGTTCCCACTGCCATGA